A single window of Desulfovibrio sp. G11 DNA harbors:
- the mltG gene encoding endolytic transglycosylase MltG — MKTLLRLLGLLLLLALAGGGWLAYEAHTFLNTPAQSEGQNVFFDVPPGARFAQVAAGLEQKGIITDARRFALLARYKEWDSRLQAGRFALNSGWLPEKVLDTLVNGQPVLFRITVPEGLTWWQTGKLLEEAGLVRFDDFRQVVTDPAFLRHYGIPFATAEGFLMPDTYLLKKADEPDMAQARSVAGRMVDNFWRKAAPVWPDGRKPAVDQLKTWMILASVVEKETGIDAERPRVAGVYQNRLARNMILQADPTVIYGLGPGFDGNLRRNHLDDPNNLYNTYQRPGLPPGPICSFGMAALKAAINPEKHDFLYFVAVTDGGEHAFSTNLADHNKAVRQYLQNRRKAQQSR; from the coding sequence ATGAAAACACTGCTGCGCCTGCTCGGACTGCTGTTACTGCTGGCCCTGGCCGGTGGCGGCTGGCTTGCTTACGAGGCTCATACCTTCCTGAATACCCCGGCGCAAAGCGAGGGGCAGAATGTTTTTTTTGATGTGCCGCCCGGCGCGCGCTTTGCCCAGGTGGCGGCAGGGCTTGAGCAGAAAGGCATTATCACCGACGCCCGCAGGTTCGCCCTGCTCGCCCGCTATAAGGAATGGGACAGCCGCCTTCAGGCCGGGCGCTTTGCCCTCAATTCCGGCTGGCTGCCCGAAAAGGTGCTGGACACGCTCGTCAACGGCCAGCCAGTGCTTTTCCGCATTACTGTCCCCGAAGGACTCACCTGGTGGCAGACCGGCAAACTGCTGGAAGAAGCCGGACTTGTGCGCTTTGACGATTTCCGTCAGGTCGTCACGGACCCGGCCTTTCTGCGCCACTATGGCATCCCCTTTGCCACGGCCGAGGGTTTTCTCATGCCGGATACCTATCTGCTGAAAAAAGCTGACGAGCCGGATATGGCTCAGGCCCGCAGCGTTGCCGGGCGTATGGTGGACAATTTTTGGCGCAAGGCTGCCCCTGTGTGGCCCGATGGCAGAAAACCCGCCGTGGACCAACTGAAAACCTGGATGATCCTGGCCTCGGTGGTGGAAAAGGAAACAGGCATCGACGCCGAGCGCCCGCGTGTGGCCGGGGTGTATCAGAATCGCCTGGCCCGTAACATGATCCTTCAGGCCGACCCCACGGTCATCTACGGCCTTGGTCCCGGCTTTGACGGCAATCTGCGCCGCAATCACCTGGACGATCCCAACAACCTGTACAATACCTACCAGCGGCCGGGGCTGCCGCCCGGTCCCATATGCTCGTTCGGCATGGCGGCGCTCAAGGCGGCCATCAATCCGGAAAAACATGACTTTCTCTATTTTGTGGCCGTCACTGACGGCGGTGAACATGCGTTTTCCACCAATCTTGCGGACCATAACAAGGCCGTGCGCCAGTACCTGCAAAACAGGCGCAAAGCCCAGCAGAGCCGCTAA
- a CDS encoding HAMP domain-containing methyl-accepting chemotaxis protein codes for MKLGVKLSLMSAFLLLLTAILGTFSLMQMSKINDGSTELSYEWLPSTRCAMDFNIIASDYRLAEALFITTPPTDEYRQVYKTRMESTQKSLSAVAARYMPLIGSAQERQAYETFARQWKEYSDLSGRIMQLADSGNLDQALQLFRVQSRTLYEQGRESLATLVRINTEGGNAASKECDDLYATSKKLIIILLAAALIAGTLTVVFIIRSTHKQLGKDPGELNSIADRVVQGDYNVDDGNAKEGVYKAIVAMVSALKSNIERAQEESIRAQDAAEKAGIAQHAAEEAQARAENARREGLLDAAAQLEGVVNIIASASEELSAQIEQSSHGAAQQAGRIADTATAVEEMNVTVLEVARNASSGADLSGATQQKAREGEQITSQCQTAISDVQNDTMALKAGMDELSGHAQAINEIMTVISDIADQTNLLALNAAIEAARAGDAGRGFAVVADEVRKLAEKTMASTQDVGRAIRAIQESSRDGVHRMDAAVDKVNLATEFSLRSGDALKEILGLAEQTADQVRSIATASEQQSASSEEIARSVEHVNTIAGETAQAMGEASKAVSDLAAQAQELARIIESLKRA; via the coding sequence ATGAAGCTCGGAGTAAAACTTTCTCTGATGTCTGCATTTCTACTGCTGCTCACTGCAATTCTTGGTACGTTCAGTCTCATGCAGATGTCAAAAATCAATGACGGTTCAACAGAGCTGAGCTACGAATGGCTGCCATCAACACGTTGTGCCATGGATTTCAATATCATCGCCTCTGATTACCGGCTGGCCGAAGCCCTGTTCATCACAACACCCCCCACGGATGAATACCGGCAGGTATACAAAACCCGCATGGAAAGCACCCAGAAAAGCCTTTCTGCGGTTGCCGCACGGTACATGCCCCTTATCGGCTCAGCGCAGGAGCGCCAGGCATATGAAACCTTTGCGCGGCAATGGAAGGAATATTCGGACCTCAGCGGCCGCATCATGCAACTGGCCGACAGCGGCAATCTGGATCAGGCCCTGCAGCTTTTCCGTGTACAGTCCCGCACGCTTTATGAGCAGGGGCGTGAATCCCTTGCGACACTGGTGCGCATCAATACCGAAGGCGGCAATGCGGCCAGCAAGGAATGCGATGACCTGTACGCCACGTCAAAAAAACTGATTATCATCCTGCTTGCGGCCGCACTTATCGCCGGCACGCTTACCGTGGTCTTCATCATACGGAGCACACACAAACAGCTGGGCAAAGACCCGGGCGAACTTAACAGCATTGCCGACCGCGTTGTGCAGGGCGACTATAATGTGGACGATGGAAACGCCAAAGAAGGCGTATACAAGGCCATTGTAGCCATGGTCAGCGCCCTGAAGTCAAACATCGAACGGGCGCAGGAAGAATCGATCAGGGCGCAGGATGCCGCTGAAAAGGCCGGGATAGCACAGCATGCCGCTGAAGAAGCCCAGGCCAGGGCAGAAAACGCCCGCCGCGAAGGTCTGCTTGACGCCGCAGCCCAGCTTGAGGGCGTGGTCAACATCATTGCCTCCGCCTCTGAGGAGCTTTCGGCCCAGATCGAGCAGTCTTCTCACGGCGCGGCACAGCAGGCAGGGCGCATTGCAGACACGGCCACCGCAGTGGAAGAAATGAATGTCACCGTGCTTGAGGTCGCCAGAAACGCCTCGTCCGGAGCGGACCTTTCCGGCGCTACACAACAGAAAGCCCGTGAAGGCGAACAGATAACCTCCCAGTGCCAGACCGCCATCAGCGATGTGCAAAACGACACTATGGCGCTTAAAGCCGGCATGGACGAGCTTTCTGGACATGCGCAAGCCATCAACGAAATCATGACTGTCATCTCCGACATCGCGGACCAGACAAACCTGCTGGCCCTCAATGCGGCCATTGAAGCGGCCAGAGCAGGAGATGCCGGGCGCGGCTTTGCCGTGGTGGCCGATGAAGTGCGCAAACTGGCCGAAAAAACCATGGCCTCCACCCAGGATGTGGGCAGGGCCATCCGCGCCATCCAGGAAAGCTCCCGGGACGGGGTGCACCGTATGGATGCCGCGGTGGACAAGGTAAACCTGGCTACGGAATTCTCCCTGCGCAGCGGAGACGCACTGAAAGAAATCCTCGGTCTGGCCGAACAGACGGCTGACCAGGTACGCAGCATCGCCACGGCCAGCGAGCAGCAGTCTGCCTCATCTGAAGAAATCGCCCGCTCTGTGGAACACGTCAACACCATTGCCGGTGAAACCGCCCAGGCCATGGGCGAAGCCAGCAAGGCCGTTTCCGACCTGGCAGCCCAGGCCCAGGAGCTGGCGAGGATAATCGAATCTCTCAAGCGGGCCTGA
- the trpS gene encoding tryptophan--tRNA ligase encodes MNKELRTVSGMRPTGPLHLGHYFGVLKNWVELQHTEEAYFFVADWHALTSDYADPSKVGQNIREMVKDWVGAGLNPEDCVIFRQSAVKEHAELSLLLSMITPVSWLERNPTYKEQQQQISNKDLGNAGFLCYPVLMAADILMYRPHGVPVGEDQLPHMELTREIARRFNYLYGGDLLPEPKAMLTPAAKCPGLDGRKMSKSYNNGIFLSDNMADIQEKVRGMFTDKARLRKSDPGNPDVCNLFPYHVLLSSAEEQAEIRQGCTGATLGCVDCKKIFLRNLEAFLTPLQERRAVLDANPARVDEILAHGNECARAFACQTMSLVREKMGV; translated from the coding sequence ATGAACAAAGAACTGCGCACTGTTTCCGGCATGCGGCCCACCGGCCCCCTGCACCTCGGCCATTACTTCGGCGTGCTGAAAAACTGGGTTGAACTGCAACACACAGAAGAGGCATACTTTTTTGTGGCAGACTGGCATGCCCTCACCAGCGACTACGCCGACCCGTCCAAAGTCGGCCAGAATATCCGCGAAATGGTCAAGGACTGGGTGGGCGCGGGCCTCAACCCCGAAGACTGCGTGATCTTCCGCCAGTCTGCGGTGAAGGAACATGCCGAACTTTCGCTGCTGCTCTCCATGATCACGCCCGTATCCTGGCTTGAGCGCAACCCCACCTACAAGGAACAGCAGCAGCAGATCAGCAACAAGGATCTCGGCAATGCGGGCTTTTTGTGCTATCCTGTGCTCATGGCGGCGGATATTCTCATGTACCGCCCCCACGGCGTGCCTGTGGGCGAAGACCAGTTGCCCCATATGGAGCTGACCCGCGAAATAGCCCGGCGCTTCAACTATCTTTACGGCGGCGACCTGTTGCCCGAACCCAAGGCCATGCTCACCCCGGCAGCCAAATGCCCCGGCCTTGACGGGCGCAAAATGTCGAAAAGCTACAACAACGGCATTTTCCTTTCCGACAACATGGCGGATATTCAGGAAAAAGTGCGCGGAATGTTTACCGACAAAGCCCGCCTGCGCAAGTCCGACCCCGGCAATCCCGATGTCTGTAATCTCTTTCCCTACCACGTGCTCCTGAGCAGCGCCGAAGAGCAGGCAGAGATCCGCCAGGGCTGCACCGGCGCGACCCTGGGCTGTGTGGACTGCAAAAAAATATTCCTCAGGAATCTTGAAGCATTCCTGACGCCTCTTCAGGAACGCCGCGCCGTGCTTGATGCCAACCCCGCCCGGGTGGATGAAATTCTTGCCCACGGCAATGAGTGCGCCCGCGCCTTTGCCTGCCAGACCATGAGCCTGGTACGCGAAAAAATGGGGGTGTAG
- the rnhA gene encoding ribonuclease HI: protein MQNVTIHTDGSCLGNPGPGGWAAILRLDEGDHRKEFSGGYALTTNNRMEMLAVIEALALLKSPCTVDLYTDSRYVCDSVSKGWLWGWVKKNWIKSDKKPVLNVDLWQRMLPLLRQHKVNFHWLKGHAGHPENERCDVLARAQASRRDLPPDTGYKP from the coding sequence ATGCAAAACGTGACCATTCACACTGACGGCTCCTGTCTCGGCAATCCCGGCCCCGGCGGCTGGGCCGCCATCCTCAGGCTGGACGAGGGCGACCACCGCAAGGAATTTTCCGGCGGGTACGCCCTGACCACCAATAACCGTATGGAAATGCTGGCCGTCATTGAGGCCCTGGCCCTGCTCAAAAGCCCCTGTACCGTGGACCTGTACACAGACTCACGCTACGTGTGCGACAGCGTGAGCAAGGGCTGGCTGTGGGGATGGGTGAAAAAAAACTGGATCAAGTCCGACAAAAAACCTGTGCTCAATGTAGACCTGTGGCAGCGCATGCTGCCCCTCCTGCGCCAGCACAAGGTAAATTTTCACTGGCTGAAAGGACACGCCGGGCATCCCGAAAACGAACGCTGTGACGTTCTGGCCCGCGCCCAGGCAAGCCGCCGTGACCTCCCCCCGGATACAGGCTATAAACCCTGA
- the ahcY gene encoding adenosylhomocysteinase: MTKALDLSLAHKVADMALADFGKKEMQLSEREVPGLMECIKKYGSSQPLKGLKITGSLHMTIQTAMLIQTLHALGADLRWASCNIFSTQDHAAAAIADLGMAKVFAWKGETLEDYWWCTEMALTWPDGSGPDLIVDDGGDATLLIHKGVEAENNPAILDEKTDNKELQCILDRLKLRLKEDPQHWHKVAAGMKGVSEETTTGVHRLYQLEAAGKLLFPAINVNDAVTKSKFDNLYGCRESLADGIKRATDVMIAGKVVVVIGYGDVGKGCAQSMRGLGARVLVTEIDPICALQAAMEGYEVTTVEDALPYGDIYVTCTGNYHVISGKHMEGMKDEAIVCNIGHFDNEIEMTYLENTPGITCLNIKPQVDKWTLKSGRSIIVLAEGRLVNLGCATGHASFVMSNSFTNQTLAQIKLATEKLENKVYTLPKELDEEVARLHLGRLGAKLTKLSREQADYIGVNVDGPYKSDHYRY; this comes from the coding sequence ATGACCAAAGCTCTTGATCTGAGCCTGGCGCACAAAGTTGCGGATATGGCCCTGGCCGACTTCGGCAAAAAAGAAATGCAGCTTTCCGAGCGGGAAGTGCCCGGTCTTATGGAGTGCATCAAAAAATACGGCTCCAGCCAGCCCCTCAAGGGGCTCAAGATTACCGGCTCGCTGCACATGACCATCCAGACGGCCATGCTTATTCAGACCCTGCACGCCCTGGGCGCGGATCTTCGCTGGGCTTCATGCAATATCTTTTCCACTCAGGACCACGCCGCCGCCGCCATTGCCGACCTGGGCATGGCGAAGGTTTTTGCCTGGAAAGGCGAAACCCTTGAAGATTACTGGTGGTGCACCGAAATGGCCCTTACCTGGCCCGACGGCTCCGGTCCCGACCTTATCGTGGACGACGGCGGCGATGCCACCCTGCTCATCCACAAGGGTGTGGAAGCTGAAAACAATCCCGCCATCCTTGACGAAAAGACCGATAACAAGGAACTTCAGTGCATCCTTGACCGCCTCAAACTGCGCCTCAAGGAAGACCCGCAGCACTGGCACAAGGTTGCCGCCGGCATGAAGGGCGTGTCGGAAGAAACCACCACTGGCGTACACCGCCTTTACCAGCTTGAGGCCGCGGGCAAACTGCTTTTCCCGGCCATCAACGTCAACGATGCGGTGACCAAGTCCAAATTCGACAACCTGTACGGCTGCCGCGAATCGCTGGCAGACGGCATCAAGCGTGCCACTGACGTCATGATCGCCGGCAAGGTGGTTGTGGTGATCGGCTACGGTGACGTGGGCAAAGGCTGCGCCCAGTCCATGCGCGGCCTCGGCGCGCGCGTTCTGGTGACCGAGATCGACCCCATCTGCGCACTTCAGGCCGCCATGGAAGGCTACGAAGTCACCACGGTTGAAGACGCCCTGCCCTACGGTGACATTTATGTGACCTGCACGGGCAACTATCATGTCATCAGCGGCAAACATATGGAAGGCATGAAAGACGAAGCCATCGTGTGCAATATCGGCCACTTCGATAACGAAATCGAAATGACCTATCTGGAAAACACGCCCGGCATCACCTGCCTGAACATCAAGCCGCAGGTGGACAAGTGGACCCTCAAGTCCGGCCGCAGCATCATTGTGCTGGCCGAAGGCCGCCTGGTAAACCTTGGCTGCGCCACAGGCCACGCCAGCTTTGTCATGTCCAACAGCTTTACCAACCAGACACTGGCCCAGATCAAGCTGGCCACTGAAAAGCTGGAAAACAAGGTCTACACCCTGCCCAAGGAGCTGGACGAAGAAGTGGCCCGTCTGCATCTTGGCCGCCTCGGCGCAAAACTGACCAAACTTTCCAGGGAACAGGCCGACTATATCGGCGTTAACGTGGACGGTCCCTACAAGTCGGACCACTACCGCTACTAG
- a CDS encoding ArsR/SmtB family transcription factor, whose translation MALLYFKALSDETRLRLVHILLHYELSVNELVRILDMGQSRVSRHLKILTEAGLLTSRRDGLWVFYAVPRSGEEREFLRAAMPFVQADAAMRADLNMAAQMLEERALKTRQFFNAIAEDWDELNREVLGTFDLPDAVCAAIPENCGMAVDLGCGTGAVLARMLPLARGVIGVDGSARMLEICRRRFTPEDLSADRVSLRIGELSHLPLRDHEADFACINLVLHHLSEPIEGLREIHRIMAPGGRLFVADFLRHTDETMRNRYGDRWLGFEEGGLAADLDAVGFRTVSCAKQPVGRGLTLFLLTAEAR comes from the coding sequence ATGGCACTTCTTTACTTCAAGGCACTTTCTGATGAAACACGGCTCCGCCTTGTGCACATCTTGCTGCATTACGAGCTATCGGTCAACGAACTGGTGCGCATCCTTGATATGGGCCAGTCGCGCGTATCCCGCCACCTGAAAATCCTCACCGAGGCCGGGCTGCTCACCTCGCGGCGCGACGGCCTCTGGGTTTTTTATGCGGTTCCCCGCTCGGGCGAAGAAAGGGAGTTCCTGCGCGCGGCCATGCCTTTTGTGCAGGCCGATGCAGCCATGCGTGCAGACCTGAACATGGCCGCCCAGATGCTGGAAGAACGCGCCCTGAAGACCCGGCAGTTTTTCAATGCCATTGCCGAAGACTGGGACGAGCTGAACCGCGAGGTTCTGGGCACATTTGACCTGCCCGACGCCGTGTGCGCGGCCATCCCCGAGAACTGCGGCATGGCCGTGGACCTCGGGTGCGGCACGGGCGCGGTGCTGGCCCGCATGCTGCCGCTGGCGCGCGGCGTCATCGGTGTGGACGGCTCGGCCCGCATGCTCGAAATCTGCCGCCGCCGCTTTACGCCCGAGGACCTCTCGGCGGACAGGGTTTCCCTGCGTATCGGCGAGTTGAGCCACCTGCCCCTGCGCGACCACGAGGCTGACTTTGCCTGTATCAACCTTGTGCTGCACCATCTTTCAGAACCCATTGAGGGCCTGCGCGAGATACACCGCATCATGGCTCCGGGCGGCCGTCTTTTTGTGGCGGACTTTCTGCGCCATACTGATGAAACCATGCGCAACCGTTATGGCGACCGCTGGCTCGGCTTTGAAGAAGGCGGTCTGGCCGCTGACCTTGATGCCGTGGGCTTTCGCACGGTTTCCTGTGCAAAACAGCCGGTGGGCCGTGGGCTGACACTGTTCCTGCTTACCGCCGAGGCCCGCTGA
- a CDS encoding membrane protein produces the protein MPVSPSAAENAFSLAALWHALGWPLLRLLLGMAAGLLIANVLEALRWTRHLARLAAPLARLAHLREVAGAGFSLAFVSPAAANGLLSDSHNMGELSDRELMLANLFNSLPAYMVHTPTIFLLTWPVLGTPAIIYVGLTLLAAVGRTAFTVVLARRLLPPPPPGCAACKADNNEKTDWAAAMHKAWKRFTRRLPKLVYFTAPIYVLMYLLQQFGYFALAEQWLSQHMAWLSFLKPQAMGIIVLHLAAELGAALGAAGSVLQTGGLSARDVVLALMVGNILSTPMRAIRHQLPSYSGFFRPALALRLILANQGLRAASMAAVTALYYYAGA, from the coding sequence ATGCCCGTAAGTCCTTCCGCCGCAGAAAACGCCTTTTCCCTGGCAGCCCTCTGGCATGCCCTGGGCTGGCCGCTTTTACGCCTGCTCTTGGGCATGGCCGCCGGCCTGCTCATCGCCAACGTGCTGGAGGCTCTGCGCTGGACGCGCCATCTGGCACGGCTGGCGGCCCCTCTGGCACGGCTGGCCCACCTGCGCGAAGTGGCCGGAGCCGGATTTTCCCTGGCGTTTGTTTCTCCTGCGGCGGCCAACGGCCTTTTGTCCGACAGCCATAACATGGGTGAACTGTCAGACAGGGAACTTATGCTGGCGAATCTTTTCAACAGCCTACCCGCCTATATGGTGCACACCCCCACCATTTTTCTGCTTACATGGCCTGTGCTGGGTACGCCCGCCATTATCTATGTGGGGCTTACCCTGCTGGCCGCCGTGGGGCGCACGGCCTTTACCGTGGTGCTGGCCCGGCGTCTGCTCCCGCCCCCGCCGCCGGGCTGTGCGGCCTGCAAGGCCGACAACAACGAAAAAACCGACTGGGCCGCGGCCATGCACAAGGCGTGGAAGCGGTTTACCCGCCGCCTGCCCAAACTCGTCTACTTTACCGCACCCATCTACGTGCTTATGTATCTGTTGCAGCAGTTCGGATACTTCGCCCTGGCCGAACAGTGGCTTTCGCAGCATATGGCATGGCTTTCCTTCTTGAAGCCGCAGGCTATGGGCATTATTGTACTGCACCTGGCGGCGGAACTGGGCGCAGCGCTGGGCGCGGCAGGCAGCGTATTGCAGACGGGCGGCCTTTCCGCCCGCGATGTGGTGCTGGCCCTTATGGTGGGCAATATCCTTTCCACACCCATGCGTGCCATACGCCATCAGCTGCCGTCCTATTCCGGCTTTTTCCGCCCGGCGCTGGCCCTGCGGCTTATCCTGGCCAACCAGGGGCTGCGGGCAGCCAGCATGGCAGCTGTCACCGCGCTCTATTATTATGCCGGGGCCTGA
- a CDS encoding DUF721 domain-containing protein has protein sequence MYPRVFRKKDKNAEPIAAGEVLASVLAGLGVEPGQAQARHRLAHLWENWSMVMGPDLGMLARPLGHHRDLLLIGAEDAMLAQELHLMSGELLERANAFMEEPFFGGVKVSLLMGKAGLDVTARKPLPEEEQGWRAPRRHMPEPVHANGAFLGRMDPASPVARAYARFAEKAGHSGV, from the coding sequence ATGTACCCCAGAGTTTTTCGCAAAAAAGACAAAAATGCCGAGCCGATAGCCGCAGGTGAGGTGCTTGCGTCGGTCTTGGCCGGGCTTGGCGTGGAGCCGGGGCAGGCGCAAGCCCGTCACCGTCTTGCCCACCTCTGGGAAAACTGGAGTATGGTGATGGGGCCGGATCTTGGTATGCTGGCGCGCCCCCTGGGCCACCACAGGGATTTGCTGCTCATCGGGGCGGAGGATGCCATGCTGGCTCAGGAGCTGCACCTCATGAGCGGCGAACTGCTGGAGCGGGCCAATGCCTTTATGGAAGAGCCTTTTTTCGGCGGCGTAAAGGTTTCTTTGCTTATGGGTAAAGCCGGTCTGGATGTGACGGCACGTAAGCCCCTGCCCGAAGAAGAGCAGGGCTGGCGTGCTCCCCGGCGGCACATGCCCGAACCTGTGCACGCCAACGGTGCTTTTCTCGGGCGTATGGACCCGGCCTCTCCGGTGGCCCGAGCCTACGCGCGCTTTGCGGAAAAAGCAGGGCATAGCGGAGTTTGA
- the ruvX gene encoding Holliday junction resolvase RuvX, whose translation MKFVSVDYGLARTGLAVSDPDGRMAFPLATVRLQDYTDRKLFLAALAEKIIEAGAEAVVVGLPLTQDGKESLTTRQVRNVTQRLKRRIPLPFYYMVEELSSEEAWADLREAGLKMRKRKAVLDQQAAVRILSSFLALAPQERSPA comes from the coding sequence TTGAAATTTGTAAGTGTGGATTACGGCCTGGCCCGCACGGGCCTGGCCGTGTCAGACCCTGACGGGCGCATGGCTTTCCCCCTGGCGACCGTGCGCCTGCAGGACTACACTGACCGCAAGCTCTTTCTCGCCGCCCTGGCGGAAAAAATCATTGAAGCAGGGGCCGAAGCGGTTGTGGTGGGCCTGCCCCTCACGCAGGACGGAAAAGAAAGCCTGACCACAAGGCAGGTGCGCAATGTTACCCAGCGCCTCAAGCGCCGTATCCCCCTGCCCTTTTACTATATGGTTGAAGAGCTGAGTTCTGAAGAAGCCTGGGCTGACCTGCGCGAGGCCGGGCTCAAAATGCGCAAGCGCAAGGCCGTACTTGACCAGCAGGCTGCCGTGCGCATTCTTTCGTCCTTTCTAGCCCTTGCCCCGCAAGAGCGGAGTCCCGCATGA
- a CDS encoding site-2 protease family protein, giving the protein MFNIDISQALNTLSIAAVPALLGIILHEVAHGWVAARCGDPTARMMGRLTLNPLPHIDPMGLMVFGLTSLSGSFVFGWAKPVPVNPRYFRDPAKGMMLVALAGPLTNFILAGIFGVLLRLTLNFFPPIEWQYSNVYIFALKSMQAGVIINFGLGWLNLLPIPPLDGSKVVAYFLPFNAALRYLSVERFGFIILLGLLFTGLLGMVLGPLVSGSARGLLSLLGIL; this is encoded by the coding sequence ATGTTTAATATAGATATATCCCAGGCCCTGAACACCCTGTCCATCGCGGCGGTTCCCGCCCTGCTGGGCATCATTCTGCACGAAGTGGCCCACGGCTGGGTTGCCGCCCGCTGCGGCGACCCCACAGCCCGCATGATGGGGCGGCTGACCCTCAACCCGCTGCCGCACATTGACCCTATGGGGCTTATGGTCTTCGGACTGACAAGCCTCAGCGGCTCCTTTGTTTTCGGCTGGGCCAAACCCGTGCCCGTCAATCCGCGCTATTTTCGCGATCCGGCCAAGGGCATGATGCTGGTGGCTCTGGCGGGTCCTCTGACCAACTTTATTCTGGCGGGGATTTTCGGCGTGCTGCTGCGGCTGACACTGAACTTTTTTCCGCCCATTGAGTGGCAGTACAGCAATGTCTACATCTTTGCCCTCAAATCCATGCAGGCGGGGGTCATCATCAATTTCGGCCTGGGCTGGCTTAACCTGCTGCCCATTCCACCGCTGGACGGCAGCAAGGTTGTAGCCTATTTTCTGCCATTCAATGCGGCCTTGCGCTACCTGAGCGTCGAACGCTTCGGCTTTATCATCCTGCTTGGCCTGCTGTTTACCGGCCTGCTGGGCATGGTACTGGGTCCGCTGGTGAGCGGCAGCGCCCGTGGCCTGCTGTCTCTGCTGGGCATTTTATAA
- a CDS encoding C-GCAxxG-C-C family protein, which translates to MEQHAHEHMELAEAQENFGMGIICAQQVFAHFSGRFGLQPEEAMRTAACFGSGMGQAATCGCVTGALMVLGLAHGCAGPCSRERKRNLYSRRDAFITAFAGSHGGLLCREILGYDLTIPEERTLIMEKDLFTTVCAPLVCAACGLLEEYL; encoded by the coding sequence ATGGAACAGCACGCACATGAACACATGGAGCTTGCCGAGGCACAGGAAAACTTCGGTATGGGCATTATCTGTGCCCAGCAGGTCTTTGCCCATTTTTCCGGGCGGTTTGGCCTGCAACCCGAAGAGGCCATGCGCACAGCGGCCTGCTTCGGTTCGGGCATGGGGCAAGCCGCCACCTGCGGCTGTGTTACCGGCGCCCTCATGGTCCTTGGCCTGGCGCACGGATGTGCAGGCCCGTGCTCACGCGAGCGCAAACGGAATCTCTACTCCCGCCGCGACGCCTTCATAACGGCCTTTGCCGGTTCCCACGGCGGTCTTCTTTGCCGGGAGATACTGGGGTACGACCTTACCATACCTGAAGAGCGCACCCTTATTATGGAAAAGGATCTTTTTACCACAGTATGCGCTCCGCTGGTCTGCGCCGCCTGCGGCCTGCTGGAAGAATATCTTTAA